The following DNA comes from Verrucomicrobiota bacterium.
TGCTTCCTCGTGTGCATCCAGTATTTCATCCAGATATGGACTCGATAGATTGGCATGCGAAACGATTCCGGCGATTTCTGGTCCCGCTCCCTTACTCGAGGCCGAAGCGAAGGACTCCACAAATTTCGTTTCACCAACGGGTTTTAAATGCTCCGGACCATCGGTGTGGTAGCTCGAACGACATTCCAGGTAGACTGTTTTGGTCACGTTGTGACCCGAACCTGTATCCGCCCAAAGGTGATCAAGGAGGTAGGTCCAATCGGGCGATTCCCACAGGTGGTGATGGGGATCTACTATTATCCGGTCTGGATCAATGATCGGCTCGCGTACCTGGTCGAGCCATTCTTGGCTTGGTGCTGTTATTGCCATGCCCTAGGTTGGCTTTCTCACGGAGCTGAGATGTTGGGCTTTACGATTGAGAGGCGAGGGCGCGCACTTCTGTGCGTAACCGAGCTGAGAAAGAGGAACACCCGGCATGTCGGCCCGAGGATGGGTGCAAACAGCGTGTTTACGAACTATAATATGGAAGATATACATCGTGTGAACATTCTTGGGAATTTAATACCTCTTTGCTCCCATCCGGTTCGAAATCCAAGCTACGCCATGTCTTTGAAACCTTTGCCCTCGGCTACCAGCTTTTCGATCAGTGGTGAAGGTTGCCAGAAGTCATCCTGATCCTGCTCTTGAAATTCTTTTAGTTTTTCCAAGACCTTATCGAGTCCAACGGTGTCCGCATAGAACATTGGACCACCTCGATAGACGGGCCAGCCGTATCCATTGACCCAGACAACGTCGATATCGCTCGGTCTTTGGCTAATGCCTTCTTCGAGGATTTTCGCCCCCTCATTAATCATCGGGTAGATACATCTTTGAAGAATCTCTTCCTTGCTGATTTCCCGGCGTGTTGTTCCTCGCCTCTCTGAGAATTCGAGAATCAATTTTTCGACTTCCGCGTTTGGAGTCTTGGCCCGTGTTTCCGGATCGTAGTCGTAATAGCCAGCTCCTGTCTTTTGACCGCGACGGTTCATCTCGCATAGCTTGTCTTTGAGTTTTTCTTCGGGTTTGGAACTTTCTGCGTCCCAACCAATATCCAAGCCCGCCAAGTCTCCCATGGCAAAAGGTCCCATTGGAAAACCGAAGTCGTAAATTACCTCGTCCACCTCCCAGGGCATGGCTCCTTCATCGATAAGTTTCTGAGCCTGTATGCCGCGCTGGAATAAAATCCTGTTTCCAATGAAGCCGGGACATACGCCTGACACCACTGGAATCTTTCCGAGTCGCTTGGCCAGTCCCATTGCGGTTGCAAGAACAGGCTTCGACGTTTTTTCGGCGCGGACAATTTCAAGAAGTCTCATGATATTTGCCGGGCTGAAGAAATGAGTTCCGATGACCCACTCGGGACGTTTGGTCACCGCGGCAATCGCGTTGACATCGAGCGCTGAAGAATTGGTTGCCAAAATGGCACCTTCCTTAACGATCCCATCGAGTTTCCTGAAAACGTCCTTTTTCAGATCGAGATTTTCGAACACGGCTTCAATGACCATGTCACAGTCGGCCAGGTCTTCCAGGGAAAGCGAGGGCGTTAGAAGAGCCATGAGTTTATCAACTCCTTCTTCCGTGATGCGTCCGCTTTTAACTCCACGCATGTAGTTTTTGCGAACAACCGCGAGTCCGCGGTCGAGCGCTTCCTGATTCGATTCGACGATCGTAACCGGAGTACCCTTTGAAAGGAAATTCATGGAGATACCGCCGCCCATGGTTCCCGCACCAATCATCCCGACTTTATTGATCGGAATAATTTCAGTGTCTTTTGGGACATCAGGAATCTTGGCTGCCTGGCGCTCCGCAAAGAAGTAATAACGTTGGGCCTGTGACTTGATGCTCGTTACCAAAGTCATAAACCGTTCGCGCTCGGCTTGAATGCCTTCATCAAAGGTTTTTGTCAGGGTGTCTTCGACGCATTGGATGATGGCTTTGGGCGAATCGAAACCACGGGCTTTGTGCGCGATCTGTTTTCGAAAGCGGTCAAAAAGCTCCGGATCATTTTTCGCTGCCTCGAGTTTCTCATTGGCGTCTCGTACTTTTACGAGAGGTCGTCCTTCCTCGACGATTTTTTTCGCAAAGGCCATGCCGCCTTCGAAGAGGTCTTCGACGATCTCGTCGATGAGGCCGTTCTCCAGCGCAAATTTGGCGTTCACAGGAATTCCGGTGACCATCATATTTAAAGCCTTTTCTACACCCACTATACGGGGCAGACGTTGGGTGCCTCCCGCTCCAGG
Coding sequences within:
- a CDS encoding 3-hydroxyacyl-CoA dehydrogenase NAD-binding domain-containing protein, translating into MAAITDMVNLEFQDGIAVVRIDNPPVNALSRGVRDGLYEAVKQADADEAAKAILIICNGGTYIAGADIKEFGKPQQGMSLFEVQKVIEGASKPVISTMHGTALGGGLETAITCHYRVAVASTKFGLPEVHLGILPGAGGTQRLPRIVGVEKALNMMVTGIPVNAKFALENGLIDEIVEDLFEGGMAFAKKIVEEGRPLVKVRDANEKLEAAKNDPELFDRFRKQIAHKARGFDSPKAIIQCVEDTLTKTFDEGIQAERERFMTLVTSIKSQAQRYYFFAERQAAKIPDVPKDTEIIPINKVGMIGAGTMGGGISMNFLSKGTPVTIVESNQEALDRGLAVVRKNYMRGVKSGRITEEGVDKLMALLTPSLSLEDLADCDMVIEAVFENLDLKKDVFRKLDGIVKEGAILATNSSALDVNAIAAVTKRPEWVIGTHFFSPANIMRLLEIVRAEKTSKPVLATAMGLAKRLGKIPVVSGVCPGFIGNRILFQRGIQAQKLIDEGAMPWEVDEVIYDFGFPMGPFAMGDLAGLDIGWDAESSKPEEKLKDKLCEMNRRGQKTGAGYYDYDPETRAKTPNAEVEKLILEFSERRGTTRREISKEEILQRCIYPMINEGAKILEEGISQRPSDIDVVWVNGYGWPVYRGGPMFYADTVGLDKVLEKLKEFQEQDQDDFWQPSPLIEKLVAEGKGFKDMA